One genomic region from Anopheles bellator chromosome 2, idAnoBellAS_SP24_06.2, whole genome shotgun sequence encodes:
- the LOC131211494 gene encoding protein tipE-like, producing MRSINEFRASSSTLSGAPSLTMSKPSLNNSKASLTHSKQSLNDSNREERPPTREELISEFLDKAKFYTSLCLGTTAILSVFAFLFLIPFVVDPAISTIVADYDPIPVTCVVTDHVYAEGMRNCTWSSCREGCTTAAIRCHQLLVNYTKVAFHEWHKHPRELDSIEWDVMDTKFLVNTEGCGYPPRVNCSEFAKQYGYSHIGDPFPCYYSRAYPEMVVARYSWDDNLKHLILSLIIPNVLFAVSIGVLSYWYCPCCDKACHKSPRVYAEKYPSKENKLLCRSDDEEDELDY from the exons ATGAGATCCATCAACGAGTTTAGAGCGTCTTCGTCGACACTTTCGGGTGCACCGAGTTTGACCATGAGCAAGCCGAGCCTGAACAACAGCAAGGCCAGTCTCACGCACAGCAAGCAGAGCCTGAACGATTCGAACCGTGAAGAGCGGCCACCGACACGCGAAGAGCTCATCTCGGAGTTTCTGGACAAAGCAAAGTTCTATACGTCGCTCTGCCTAG GTACGACCGCCATTTTGTCCGTGTTTGCGTTTCTCTTCCTGATACCGTTCGTGGTGGATCCCGCCATCTCGACCATCGTGGCGGACTATGACCCCATACCGGTGACGTGCGTAGTGACGGATCACGTATACGCGGAAGGTATGCGCAACTGTACCTGGAGCTCGTGTCGCGAGGGCTGTACTACCGCCGCCATCCGGTGTCATCAGCTGCTCGTGAACTACACCAAGGTCGCGTTCCACGAGTGGCACAAGCATCCGCGCGAACTGGACAGCATCGAGTGGGACGTCATGGACACCAAGTTCCTGGTGAACACCGAGGGCTGCGGCTATCCTCCGCGGGTGAACTGTTCCGAGTTTGCGAAACAGTACGG CTACTCGCACATCGGAGATCCGTTTCCGTGCTACTACAGCCGAGCCTATCCGGAGATGGTGGTTGCACGCTACTCCTGGGATGACAATCTGAAGCACCTTATACTGTCCCTGATCATCCCGAACGTACTGTTCGCGGTGTCGATCGGTGTGCTGAGCTACTGGTACTGTCCTTGCTGTGATAAAGCCTGCCACAAGTCGCCTCGAGTCTACGCGGAGAAGTATCCATCTAAAGAGAA CAAACTTCTTTGCCGTAGTGACGATGAGGAAGACGAACTAGACTACTGA
- the LOC131211492 gene encoding uncharacterized protein LOC131211492 encodes MGKKKPTPEEDLIIPPQDTRICGIICVCQLTFVLSTVAIVYLTVAIYMPSSRAFKSGIDETPVMCTTTRALNQDACEWGSCGEWCLSKTSGACIQIYVHLRMNGSSLLFTNCTNSANKTCYGIDQENAKKSRCIADECKNLTGTFNCSAGMCINITDAFECVFKNTDLPLKCSGRRGKITCIDITGLFSCNRGTCRKIRTPYNCDRRCVDIPTRNKNMILLSGDKVYLSQCSSAIDMETKQEVWNEAEDKVIMSSCYNIQNTSLGIEAIDCVNGSVLEKTELTDLTNFTYLSYLHYAVSKPIKVIAPLEQDLTMANESRLMINLEGCVNTLQDECKEFLKEFGKDGTDHNARARFPCFYSKSQMTMVVARFNLETTYKQFVFGFFVPTILFGVSCLTLIFCQRTIVVGDDAKMRFVGCAGKDPTVVANGGAKNQAKAGSGDGGGGGDSVMAL; translated from the coding sequence ATGGGCAAGAAAAAGCCAACCCCGGAGGAGGATTTGATCATCCCGCCGCAGGACACGCGGATCTGTGGCATCATCTGCGTGTGCCAGCTGACGTTCGTGCTGAGCACGGTGGCCATCGTCTACCTGACGGTGGCCATCTACATGCCCTCGTCCCGGGCGTTCAAGAGCGGCATCGACGAGACGCCGGTTATGTGCACCACCACGCGGGCCCTCAACCAGGACGCCTGCGAGTGGGGGTCCTGCGGCGAGTGGTGCCTGAGCAAGACGTCCGGGGCGTGCATCCAGATCTACGTGCACCTGCGCATGAACGGTAGCAGCCTGCTGTTCACGAACTGCACCAACTCGGCGAACAAAACGTGCTACGGCATCGACCAGGAGAACGCGAAGAAGTCGCGCTGCATCGCGGACGAGTGCAAGAACCTGACCGGCACGTTCAACTGCAGCGCCGGCATGTGCATCAACATTACCGACGCGTTCGAGTGCGTGTTCAAGAACACGGACCTGCCGCTCAAGTGCTCCGGGCGCCGGGGCAAGATCACCTGCATCGACATCACCGGCCTGTTCTCGTGCAATCGGGGAACATGCCGAAAGATAAGAACTCCATATAATTGCGATCGTCGTTGCGTGGACATACCGACCAGAAACAAGAACATGATCTTATTAAGTGGAGATAAAGTTTATCTTTCGCAATGTTCGAGCGCGATAGACATGGAAACGAAGCAGGAGGTGTGGAACGAGGCGGAGGACAAGGTGATCATGTCGTCGTGCTACAACATCCAGAACACGTCCCTCGGCATCGAGGCGATCGACTGCGTCAACGGGTCGGTGCTGGAGAAGACCGAGCTGACCGATCTGACCAACTTCACGTACCTCAGCTACCTGCACTACGCGGTGTCGAAGCCGATCAAGGTGATCGCCCCGCTCGAGCAGGACCTCACCATGGCGAACGAGAGCCGGCTGATGATCAACCTCGAGGGCTGCGTCAACACGCTGCAGGACGAGTGCAAGGAGTTCCTGAAGGAGTTCGGCAAGGACGGCACGGACCACAACGCGCGGGCCCGCTTCCCCTGCTTCTACTCCAAGAGCCAGATGACGATGGTCGTCGCCCGCTTCAACCTGGAAACCACCTACAAGCAGTTCGTGTTCGGGTTCTTCGTGCCCACGATCCTGTTCGGCGTTTCCTGCCTGACGCTCATCTTCTGCCAGCGGACCATCGTCGTGGGCGACGACGCGAAGATGCGCTTCGTGGGCTGCGCGGGCAAGGacccaacggtggtggccaacggtggcgctAAGAACCAAGCCAAAGCCGGCTCCGGTGAtggcggtggaggtggagACTCCGTAATGGCTCTCTGA